The following are encoded in a window of Persicobacter psychrovividus genomic DNA:
- the rbsK gene encoding ribokinase, which yields MMKKDLLIIGSTNIDLVVYSDTFPKKGETLTGTHFQQFFGGKGANQAVAAAKMGSQVTFVSCVGNDIHGESALQHLQENHIDTRFVAVDKQVPTGVAMINIGDGGDNKIIVVPGANGVLKPAHLGAVVEKMADYEYIVMQLEVPMETIAFMADVAGRYQKKLILNPAPAQPLSDQVLANCYMLTPNETEAEAICGLPVTDAQSAGKAAQQIRAKGVEVVIITLGENGVFVSCESFEGMVPCPKVTAVDTTAAGDTFTGALTAFLNEGIALENAVVLANKAASIAVTRAGAQASIPLRSEVV from the coding sequence ATGATGAAGAAAGATTTACTGATTATCGGATCTACCAATATCGATTTGGTTGTTTATAGTGATACTTTTCCCAAAAAAGGGGAAACATTAACCGGGACTCATTTCCAGCAATTTTTTGGAGGGAAAGGGGCCAATCAGGCGGTTGCGGCAGCTAAAATGGGCAGTCAGGTAACTTTTGTTTCGTGTGTGGGCAACGATATCCACGGGGAAAGCGCGTTACAGCATTTGCAGGAAAATCATATCGACACACGGTTTGTTGCGGTGGACAAACAGGTACCCACAGGGGTTGCAATGATCAATATTGGCGATGGAGGAGACAACAAAATTATTGTTGTACCTGGCGCCAATGGCGTACTGAAGCCTGCGCATCTTGGGGCTGTTGTAGAAAAAATGGCTGATTATGAATATATCGTCATGCAGCTGGAGGTGCCGATGGAAACCATTGCTTTTATGGCGGATGTCGCGGGGCGGTATCAGAAGAAACTGATCTTGAACCCTGCGCCAGCACAACCATTATCGGATCAGGTTTTGGCCAATTGCTATATGCTGACACCAAATGAAACGGAGGCGGAAGCCATTTGTGGACTGCCGGTTACCGATGCGCAATCAGCTGGAAAGGCCGCTCAGCAAATTCGTGCAAAGGGTGTTGAGGTGGTGATCATCACGCTTGGCGAAAATGGCGTTTTCGTTTCTTGCGAAAGCTTTGAGGGAATGGTGCCGTGTCCGAAGGTAACTGCCGTGGATACGACGGCGGCAGGAGATACTTTCACCGGGGCGCTCACCGCTTTTCTGAATGAGGGAATCGCCCTGGAAAATGCAGTAGTATTGGCCAATAAAGCGGCGTCAATTGCGGTAACCCGAGCGGGCGCACAGGCTTCAATACCCCTTCGTTCAGAGGTGGTCTGA
- a CDS encoding nucleoside hydrolase: MKRLLFLLFPFFVTSLYGQSSRYILDADTGNEMDDYYAIVRALVEPDFDVIGLNSAQYDAVKIFQDSVWNGEPVKEFSSVKVSQQLNETILATLDRSELPHPLGSSTIFGYAWGYYKGARIPQSAASDFIIAEARKHSPENRLNVITIGASTNVAAAIAKAPEIADRLCVYLLGTQYNPETKIWNKSEFNIRNDLNAFDFIMNNQELEVYVMSIKVIRQLVLQRKESQQRLRAYHHPTTDLLADVWDHIHAGKDRIMWDLGLVEAIIHPEFAKIETHPAPPENKRKTVKVYTHCNVQAMEDDFWNSLDAYFKNH; encoded by the coding sequence ATGAAAAGATTGCTATTTTTATTATTCCCATTTTTTGTAACCAGCCTGTATGGCCAAAGTTCACGGTACATTCTTGATGCAGATACGGGCAACGAAATGGATGATTATTATGCTATTGTACGCGCACTTGTTGAGCCTGATTTTGATGTGATCGGCCTGAATTCCGCACAATACGATGCGGTGAAAATTTTTCAGGACAGTGTATGGAATGGTGAACCCGTGAAGGAGTTCAGTAGTGTGAAGGTCTCCCAGCAACTGAACGAAACAATTTTGGCGACATTGGACCGTTCCGAGCTGCCGCACCCTCTGGGTTCGTCAACGATTTTTGGTTATGCCTGGGGATACTACAAAGGGGCGCGTATTCCGCAGAGTGCGGCATCAGATTTTATTATTGCTGAAGCAAGGAAACACAGTCCGGAAAATCGGCTGAACGTAATTACCATCGGCGCTTCCACGAATGTGGCCGCAGCCATTGCCAAAGCACCGGAAATCGCCGACCGGCTTTGTGTTTATTTACTTGGTACCCAGTATAATCCCGAAACGAAAATATGGAATAAGTCGGAATTCAACATTCGCAACGATCTCAATGCCTTTGATTTTATTATGAACAATCAGGAGCTTGAAGTGTATGTGATGAGCATTAAGGTGATTCGTCAACTTGTATTGCAGCGCAAAGAAAGTCAGCAGCGATTACGGGCGTATCATCACCCAACCACCGATTTGCTGGCTGATGTATGGGATCATATTCATGCCGGCAAGGACCGCATCATGTGGGATTTGGGGCTGGTGGAAGCTATCATCCACCCCGAATTTGCCAAAATAGAAACGCATCCGGCGCCTCCGGAAAATAAGCGAAAAACGGTAAAAGTTTACACTCACTGCAATGTGCAGGCGATGGAGGATGATTTCTGGAACAGTCTTGATGCTTATTTCAAAAATCATTAA
- a CDS encoding nucleoside hydrolase, which produces MRYFLILASIFLGLSQSFAQQQRYILDADTGNEMDDLYAIIRVLVEPDFELVGLTSAQFNNVQIFQDKVWNENPVTEFNSVKISQQLNEQLLKSMGMLNLPHPEGTNRALDGYGYAWGFKEQSPLPTSAASDFIIAEALKHSPENRLNIMVIGASTNISTAIAQRPEIAKNLRIYLLGTHYNPKTKVWNKAEFNIRNDLNAFDLLMNNQDIDLYVMGTGVIRSFVYNKQQTQQRLKKYDNEMAEILINIWDDINAADHRVMWDLGLVAAVIRPELVEVETVAAPPENKRTSVKVYAAYKQEEMQKDFWQALDLYYGKK; this is translated from the coding sequence ATGCGTTACTTTTTAATTTTGGCCTCGATATTTTTAGGCCTCAGTCAGTCCTTTGCCCAGCAGCAAAGGTATATTCTTGATGCAGATACGGGCAATGAAATGGATGATCTTTATGCGATTATCCGTGTTTTAGTCGAACCCGATTTTGAGCTGGTCGGGCTTACCTCGGCACAATTCAATAATGTGCAGATCTTTCAGGATAAGGTATGGAATGAAAACCCCGTAACGGAATTCAACAGTGTGAAAATCTCGCAGCAGTTGAATGAACAGCTGCTGAAATCGATGGGCATGCTGAACCTTCCGCACCCTGAGGGGACTAATCGGGCACTCGACGGCTATGGTTATGCCTGGGGGTTTAAGGAGCAATCGCCGCTGCCGACCAGTGCGGCATCAGATTTTATTATTGCTGAAGCGCTGAAACATAGTCCAGAAAATCGACTGAATATTATGGTGATCGGTGCTTCGACCAATATTTCCACGGCCATTGCACAACGGCCCGAGATTGCCAAAAACCTGCGTATTTATTTGCTCGGCACACATTACAATCCGAAAACCAAAGTCTGGAATAAGGCTGAGTTCAATATTCGCAACGACCTCAATGCTTTTGATTTGCTGATGAACAACCAGGACATCGACCTGTATGTCATGGGGACGGGGGTAATCCGTTCTTTTGTCTACAACAAGCAGCAGACACAGCAGCGCCTGAAAAAATATGACAATGAAATGGCCGAGATCCTGATAAATATCTGGGATGATATCAATGCCGCTGACCATCGGGTGATGTGGGATCTGGGTTTGGTGGCCGCAGTGATCCGCCCTGAACTGGTAGAGGTGGAAACCGTGGCCGCTCCGCCAGAAAATAAGCGCACTTCGGTCAAGGTGTACGCCGCATATAAGCAGGAAGAAATGCAGAAAGATTTCTGGCAGGCACTGGACCTTTACTACGGCAAAAAATAA
- a CDS encoding glycoside hydrolase family 3 protein: MKRPPYLSFLQDSWVNTTLTSMSLDQKIGQLFQVAAFSNRGQEHEREIMELITKYHLGGLTFFQGTVDRQIALTNQYQTLSAVPLFINIDAEWGLAMRLSDGHQFPYQMTLGALRDDQLIFEMAQMIGQHCKALGIHSPLAPVVDVNNNPDNPVINYRSFGADPERVSQKSLAYMKGLQAAGVLDNIKHFPGHGDTAVDSHLDLPILLHDEQRLQTVELYPFQRLISEGCSSVMIAHLQIPAWDKRPHRPATLSQPILKRILKGQLGFQGLIISDALDMHGITKYFQEGAADCEAILAGNHILTNSLSVPKGIERIKEAIQASEWSVGALEEQVRHILAMKKWVGANDPQRLNPADAVAKIDLQGARVLNQKIAEQCLTMVIGESPRMDLEQGRVVFVHLKITEKTLSQRESIAHHFTSKQEREATQSLTDKVQQAFPEVAVCEWRSEEGEPAFEHLLKGLSDYEQVHLAISGINIKPLNHFDLPPYLRAHLLRILEPEKVHLSLFGNPFAIDHIADYASVASLMVAYQDMSCFEDAAIKLWSGKIAAQGQLPVPLKQL; this comes from the coding sequence ATGAAACGTCCTCCATATCTTTCCTTCCTTCAGGATTCCTGGGTTAATACCACGCTGACTTCCATGTCGCTGGATCAGAAAATTGGGCAGTTGTTTCAGGTTGCCGCATTTTCAAACCGAGGGCAGGAGCATGAGCGGGAGATCATGGAGCTGATCACAAAATACCATCTCGGTGGACTGACCTTCTTTCAGGGGACTGTAGACAGGCAAATCGCCCTGACGAATCAATATCAGACCCTTTCCGCAGTGCCGCTTTTTATAAATATTGATGCGGAGTGGGGCTTGGCCATGCGCCTTTCGGATGGTCATCAGTTCCCTTATCAAATGACGCTTGGTGCCCTGCGAGACGATCAGCTCATTTTCGAGATGGCACAAATGATCGGTCAGCATTGCAAGGCTTTGGGCATACATTCGCCCCTTGCGCCAGTGGTGGATGTCAATAATAACCCTGATAATCCAGTGATCAATTATCGCTCTTTTGGTGCTGATCCCGAACGGGTGAGTCAGAAGTCGCTGGCTTATATGAAGGGTTTGCAGGCTGCAGGGGTGCTGGATAATATCAAGCATTTTCCTGGCCATGGCGATACCGCCGTGGATTCCCACCTCGATTTACCCATTTTATTGCATGATGAACAGCGGCTTCAAACGGTCGAACTATATCCCTTTCAGCGACTGATTTCCGAGGGCTGCAGTTCGGTCATGATTGCCCATTTGCAGATTCCTGCCTGGGACAAACGGCCTCACCGTCCCGCGACACTCTCACAGCCGATACTGAAGCGAATCCTCAAAGGGCAGCTGGGTTTTCAGGGGCTGATCATATCCGATGCGCTGGATATGCATGGGATTACAAAATATTTTCAGGAGGGCGCAGCCGATTGCGAGGCCATTCTTGCGGGAAATCATATTCTTACCAATTCGCTGTCGGTTCCCAAAGGAATAGAAAGGATCAAGGAGGCAATTCAGGCAAGTGAATGGTCAGTAGGAGCCCTGGAGGAGCAGGTGCGCCATATTCTGGCCATGAAAAAATGGGTAGGGGCGAATGATCCGCAGCGATTGAATCCTGCTGATGCGGTGGCTAAAATTGACTTGCAAGGAGCGCGGGTGCTGAATCAAAAAATTGCCGAGCAATGCCTGACGATGGTTATCGGGGAATCTCCGAGAATGGATCTCGAACAGGGACGTGTGGTATTTGTGCACTTGAAAATCACCGAAAAAACCCTCAGCCAAAGGGAAAGTATTGCGCATCACTTCACCTCAAAACAGGAGCGTGAGGCAACGCAGTCGCTAACTGACAAGGTTCAGCAGGCCTTTCCTGAAGTGGCGGTTTGCGAGTGGCGGAGCGAAGAAGGGGAGCCGGCTTTTGAACATTTGCTGAAGGGTTTGTCGGACTATGAACAGGTGCACCTCGCCATTTCGGGAATAAACATCAAACCGCTGAATCATTTTGATTTGCCACCCTACCTGAGGGCTCATTTGTTGCGGATCCTTGAGCCGGAGAAAGTGCATTTGTCGCTCTTTGGCAACCCTTTTGCGATAGACCATATTGCAGACTACGCATCGGTAGCCTCACTGATGGTTGCCTATCAGGATATGTCGTGTTTTGAGGATGCCGCCATAAAATTGTGGTCGGGAAAAATTGCAGCACAGGGACAACTGCCCGTTCCATTGAAACAACTATAG
- a CDS encoding alkaline phosphatase family protein — translation MNRFLPLLFMTIISAHLGYGQSTLKRPKMVLGIVVDQMRYDYLTKYWDQYDENGGFKQLLREGTSFSDMHYNYAPTTTGPGHTTVWSGASPAYSGIANNWYYDRQEGHGVYCVDDPEVETVGQDNDSGKRSPHRMLATNLADELKLFTNHQSKVVSVSIKDRSAILPAGYMADGAFWYDSKTGKFISSTFYMDRLPAWVNDYNAKGRPDELLKQPWELLLPASAYGVSIVDDNPYEGKFFGEKSTDFPHDVPKIAKRLRKANKSPYGMLAQTPHGNTLVTEMAKAAIKGEQLGQHDFPDLLAISYSSTDKIGHQFAPASREVQDTYLRLDRELAELFAFVDEQVGLDEVVIFLTADHAGAQNAVYMADQKFHNAKYVDTAPIRKTVEEALSAKYGEGKWVLDLVGEQLYLDRELINTKGYNLSDVQEYAAQIILAQNAVQDAVTAKTLQSGNFQYGYKQLLANGCHPTRSGDVFIVFHSGVILGKHMTGTSHSMTYNYDTHVPMLMMGYQIPKGKAIATQVGITQIAPTMANILQISAPSAAFFPILPWRD, via the coding sequence ATGAATCGGTTTTTACCTCTATTATTCATGACGATCATTTCTGCCCACCTGGGCTATGGTCAGTCAACCTTGAAACGTCCTAAAATGGTTTTAGGCATTGTCGTCGATCAGATGCGTTACGATTATCTGACAAAATACTGGGATCAGTACGATGAAAACGGCGGATTCAAACAATTGCTTCGGGAGGGCACCAGCTTTTCCGATATGCATTATAACTACGCACCAACCACCACAGGCCCTGGACATACGACCGTTTGGTCAGGAGCAAGCCCTGCTTATTCAGGCATTGCCAACAACTGGTATTATGATCGGCAGGAAGGTCATGGCGTTTACTGTGTAGATGACCCTGAAGTTGAAACAGTCGGTCAGGACAATGATTCTGGCAAGCGCTCCCCACACCGAATGCTGGCCACCAATTTGGCCGATGAGCTTAAATTGTTCACCAACCACCAGTCCAAAGTGGTTTCAGTAAGTATTAAAGACCGATCGGCGATTTTGCCTGCGGGTTATATGGCTGATGGTGCTTTTTGGTATGACAGTAAAACGGGGAAATTCATTTCTTCCACCTTCTATATGGATCGTTTGCCAGCGTGGGTAAACGATTATAATGCCAAAGGCCGCCCAGACGAATTGCTGAAGCAACCCTGGGAACTGTTGTTGCCTGCTTCGGCTTATGGGGTTTCTATTGTGGACGACAACCCCTATGAAGGAAAGTTTTTCGGCGAGAAATCCACGGATTTCCCACACGATGTGCCGAAAATTGCCAAAAGGCTGCGCAAAGCCAATAAATCTCCTTACGGTATGCTGGCGCAAACTCCTCACGGAAATACGCTGGTAACAGAAATGGCCAAAGCGGCAATTAAAGGTGAGCAACTTGGGCAGCATGATTTTCCTGATTTGTTGGCCATTTCATATTCTTCGACAGATAAAATTGGGCATCAGTTTGCGCCTGCTTCCCGAGAGGTACAGGATACTTATCTTCGCCTTGACCGTGAACTGGCAGAATTATTTGCCTTTGTTGATGAGCAGGTAGGGCTGGACGAGGTCGTGATTTTCCTGACTGCCGACCATGCTGGTGCACAAAATGCGGTGTATATGGCTGACCAGAAATTCCACAATGCCAAATATGTAGATACAGCGCCTATCCGCAAAACGGTGGAGGAAGCTCTTTCCGCTAAATATGGCGAAGGAAAATGGGTGCTTGATCTGGTAGGGGAGCAGCTTTACCTTGACCGTGAGCTGATCAATACCAAAGGGTATAACCTTTCAGATGTTCAGGAATATGCTGCGCAGATTATTTTGGCGCAAAATGCAGTGCAGGATGCGGTAACGGCCAAGACTTTGCAGTCGGGGAACTTTCAGTATGGTTACAAGCAACTGCTTGCCAACGGTTGCCATCCGACCCGCTCGGGAGATGTTTTTATCGTTTTTCACAGTGGTGTAATCCTGGGAAAACACATGACGGGAACTTCCCATTCAATGACTTACAACTATGATACGCACGTGCCCATGTTGATGATGGGTTACCAAATTCCGAAAGGAAAAGCCATTGCCACGCAGGTGGGCATCACGCAAATTGCTCCTACAATGGCCAATATTTTGCAGATCAGTGCCCCTTCGGCGGCCTTCTTCCCTATATTGCCGTGGCGAGACTAA
- the corA gene encoding magnesium/cobalt transporter CorA — MSYPFTSLSSKSGHLPGSTIHVGEKRAHKTSIDIVHYDGQELIGITDPTTDQLLDCQKKAGVSWIRVSGLHETNIIAEIGRLFHLHPLTVEDILNTNHRPKAEEFEDHLFITFRALKMMDNNLKQDQMSLVLGRGWVLSFEEQDHSRYATIIQHLEQHKGKARGRKSDYLFYRLIDVVVDDYFKLSEYFEVTNESLEDKVIRPDEKDYLPTIQRSKRQIFQCRKALMALREALVVVRRGNDALIHPSTLIYIEDVYEHTHHVIDDIEVQRDILASALDIYLSGQSNKMNQIMQVLTIISTIFIPLTFICGLYGMNFQFMPELTWRYGYFGVLLLMGIMAGIMLWLFRKKGWL; from the coding sequence ATGTCATATCCATTTACCAGTTTATCGTCGAAATCGGGGCACTTGCCTGGCAGTACAATTCATGTGGGCGAAAAAAGAGCCCACAAAACCTCTATTGATATTGTTCATTATGATGGGCAAGAACTGATCGGCATTACCGACCCGACAACGGATCAGTTATTGGATTGCCAAAAAAAGGCGGGGGTCAGCTGGATCAGGGTTTCTGGTTTGCACGAAACGAATATTATTGCTGAAATTGGCCGACTTTTCCACCTCCACCCCCTGACGGTGGAGGACATCCTGAACACCAACCACCGACCAAAGGCGGAAGAATTTGAAGACCACCTTTTCATTACCTTCCGAGCGCTGAAAATGATGGACAATAACCTGAAACAGGATCAGATGAGCCTGGTGCTTGGACGTGGCTGGGTGCTCTCTTTTGAAGAACAGGACCATAGCCGTTATGCCACCATTATCCAACACCTTGAACAGCACAAAGGAAAAGCCCGTGGGCGCAAAAGTGATTATCTTTTTTACCGACTTATTGATGTGGTGGTCGATGATTATTTCAAGCTTTCAGAATACTTTGAAGTAACCAATGAGTCCCTCGAAGACAAGGTTATCAGGCCTGATGAAAAGGACTACCTGCCCACCATTCAAAGGAGCAAACGACAGATTTTCCAATGCCGAAAAGCCCTCATGGCACTGCGCGAAGCCCTGGTGGTGGTACGAAGGGGCAATGATGCACTCATCCACCCTTCGACCTTAATTTACATTGAAGATGTTTATGAACATACCCATCATGTGATCGACGATATTGAAGTTCAGCGGGACATCCTTGCCAGTGCGCTTGACATCTACCTTTCAGGCCAAAGCAACAAGATGAACCAGATTATGCAGGTGCTTACCATCATTTCGACCATCTTCATTCCACTGACTTTCATCTGTGGGCTTTATGGCATGAATTTCCAGTTTATGCCTGAACTCACCTGGCGTTACGGTTATTTTGGGGTACTCCTGCTGATGGGCATCATGGCGGGGATCATGCTTTGGCTGTTCAGAAAAAAAGGGTGGCTGTAA